The Setaria viridis chromosome 6, Setaria_viridis_v4.0, whole genome shotgun sequence genome contains a region encoding:
- the LOC117859840 gene encoding cyclase-associated protein 1: MGEALIGRLEAAVSRLEVLTAGVHPSIAPRGLPDNASAQDPAILAFDDLVASALGRVSAAAGKIGAEVAEVTRLVEKAFLVAKDLLVRTKQTQKPTMESMATFIGPLNETILEANTLAEGTRSSHANHLKAAAGSLAALAWIGYTGKGCGMPLPMAQVEESWQMAEFYSNKVLVEYKNKDPDHVEWAKALKELYVPNLRDYIKRFYPLGPVWQPPGSATNKAPSAPSPPPASLAISSASSSQPKSGMSAVFAEISPGKPVTQGLRKVTDDMKSKHRTDRTGVVTADGKETRNAPSFGSNKGPAKLELQMGRKWVVEHHIGNKGLTIEDCDTKQSVYAYGCKDCVLQIKGKVNNITIDKCTKVGVLFKGVVAACEIVNCNSVEVQCEGSVPTISIDNTSGCQLYLSKESLETSITTAKSSEINALVPDANSDGDWAEHSLPQQYIHAFQDGQFTTSPVSHSGA; encoded by the exons ATGGGGGAAGCCCTGATAGGCaggctggaggcggcggtgtcCCGGCTGGAGGTACTCACCGCTGGGGTTCACCCGTCGATCGCGCCACGCGGCCTGCCCGACAATGCGTCGGCCCAAGACCCGGCGATCTTGGCCTTCGACGATCTCGTCGCCAGCGCCCTCGGGAGGGTGTCCGCGGCGGCCGGCAAGATCGGCGCGGAGGTCGCCGAGGTGACGCGATTGGTGGAGAAGGCGTTCTTGGTTGCCAAGGACCTTCTTGTCAGGACCAAGCAAACACAG AAACCAACAATGGAGTCCATGGCAACGTTCATAGGGCCTCTGAATGAAACGATCTTGGAGGCCAATACACTTGCGGAGGGAACGAGATCAAGCCATGCCAACCATCTAAAAGCAGCAGCCGGTAGCCTGGCCGCTTTGGCGTGGATTGGGTACACCGGCAAAGGTTGCG GTATGCCTCTTCCAATGGCGCAAGTAGAAGAGAGTTGGCAAATGGCAGAGTTCTACAGCAATAAG GTGCTTGTGGAATACAAAAATAAGGACCCTGATCATGTGGAGTGGGCTAAAGCCCTAAAAGAGCTTTATGTGCCCAATTTGCGTGATTACATAAAGAGGTTTTACCCATTGGGCCCTGTGTGGCAACCGCCAGGAAGTGCAACAAACAAGGCACCCTCAGCTCCATCCCCTCCTCCTGCATCTCTTGCAATCTCTTCAGCCTCATCATCCCAGCCAAAGTCTGGAATGTCAGCAGTATTTGCTGAAATCAGCCCAGGAAAACCAGTGACACAAG GCCTCAGGAAGGTGACAGATGACATGAAGAGCAAGCATAGAACGGACAGAACAGGTGTTGTAACTGCTGATGGAAAAGAAACTCGCAATGCACCTTCCTTTGGCTCAAACAAAGGTCCTGCTAAATTGGAGCTCCAAATGGGTCGCAA ATGGGTTGTTGAGCATCACATTGGGAACAAGGGCTTAACTATTGAAGATTGCGATACCAAACAGTCAGTGTATGCATATGGATGCAAAGATTGTGTGCTTCAAATCAAAG GAAAAGTGAACAACATAACAATTGATAAGTGCACCAAAGTTGGAGTCTTATTCAAG GGTGTTGTAGCAGCTTGTGAAATTGTAAATTGCAACAGTGTAGAGGTCCAATGCGAG GGCTCGGTTCCAACAATATCAATAGACAACACATCTGGTTGCCAACTTTATTTAAGCAAGGAATCTTTAGAGACATCTATAACAACTGCTAAATCAAGTGAAATCAATGCTCTTGTTCCAGATGCAAACAGCGATGGTGATTGG GCCGAGCATTCCTTGCCCCAGCAGTACATTCACGCGTTCCAAGATGGACAATTTACAACATCTCCAGTATCTCATTCTGGCGCTTAA